A genomic segment from Candidatus Poribacteria bacterium encodes:
- a CDS encoding carbohydrate kinase family protein has product MTTGRAACVGIYVVDALGRPIDSAPERGKLVLFDSLALHTGGCANNTGIALARLGVPVTAYGKVGSDAFGDFVVQNLHENGVDASGMSRTAEVSTSFTFVVVSSDGERSFYHTIGSNGVFSETDIDRDTILGSTVMHVAGANLMPQLDGAPTTRLMHWARENGIVTAYDTTWDASGAWLDKIGESLPYVDYFLPSIEEARAMTGLHDVEDVAEALLDLGVGTAVLKLGVDGSYVRNADATVRMPSLQVSVVDTTGAGDAYVGGFLAGVAMGWDMEQCAQLGTCAGAACVTAIGTTPGLRDLDGTLELWRTCPPRT; this is encoded by the coding sequence ATGACGACCGGTAGAGCCGCATGCGTCGGCATTTACGTCGTGGACGCCCTCGGGCGACCCATCGACAGCGCTCCCGAACGAGGCAAGCTGGTGCTGTTCGACAGCTTGGCGCTCCACACCGGCGGATGCGCCAACAACACGGGCATCGCCTTGGCGCGGCTGGGAGTGCCGGTAACAGCGTACGGCAAGGTGGGCTCCGATGCGTTCGGTGACTTCGTCGTGCAGAACCTTCACGAAAACGGCGTTGACGCCAGCGGCATGTCCCGGACTGCCGAAGTGAGCACGTCGTTCACGTTCGTCGTGGTCTCTAGCGACGGCGAGCGGTCCTTCTACCACACCATCGGTTCCAACGGCGTCTTCTCGGAGACCGATATCGACCGCGACACCATCCTCGGTTCCACGGTCATGCACGTCGCCGGAGCGAACCTGATGCCGCAGCTCGACGGCGCGCCGACCACTCGCTTGATGCACTGGGCGCGCGAAAACGGCATCGTCACGGCTTACGACACGACGTGGGACGCATCCGGCGCGTGGCTCGACAAGATCGGCGAATCGCTCCCCTACGTCGACTACTTCCTGCCGAGCATCGAGGAAGCCCGCGCGATGACCGGACTGCACGACGTCGAAGATGTCGCCGAAGCGCTCCTCGACTTGGGCGTGGGTACGGCGGTTCTGAAGCTGGGCGTTGACGGCAGCTACGTCCGCAACGCGGATGCGACGGTTCGGATGCCGTCGCTGCAGGTGTCCGTCGTCGATACGACCGGCGCGGGCGATGCCTACGTCGGCGGGTTCCTCGCCGGGGTCGCCATGGGATGGGATATGGAGCAATGCGCTCAGCTTGGGACGTGCGCCGGAGCGGCATGCGTCACCGCCATCGGCACGACACCGGGCTTGCGTGACTTGGACGGAACCCTCGAGCTCTGGCGCACCTGTCCGCCGCGCACGTAG
- a CDS encoding DUF1028 domain-containing protein — MPTSAGSSPGSPWDGIWSNALSLGRAPERHASPPSARHRACVTWTEPSSSGAPVRRARRHVERDPSVNRDWLPFGTFSIAARDPSNGDLGVAVASKFFAVGSVVPWARAGVGAIATQSHANTSYGPAGLNLLAGGAPPELVLAELARSDPESRLRQVGIVDAQGRSATFTGDGCTGWAGGNARPNCAVQGNILVGAVVIDAMTAAFDAAQGELAERLLAALEAGDRVGGDSRGKQSAALLVVRAHGGYAGFNDRYIDIRSDDHPEPTADLKRLLSLRLGR, encoded by the coding sequence ATGCCTACGTCGGCGGGTTCCTCGCCGGGGTCGCCATGGGATGGGATATGGAGCAATGCGCTCAGCTTGGGACGTGCGCCGGAGCGGCATGCGTCACCGCCATCGGCACGACACCGGGCTTGCGTGACTTGGACGGAACCCTCGAGCTCTGGCGCACCTGTCCGCCGCGCACGTAGACACGTAGAAAGGGATCCGTCGGTGAACCGCGACTGGCTTCCGTTCGGCACGTTCTCGATTGCGGCGCGGGACCCATCCAACGGCGACCTCGGCGTGGCTGTGGCATCGAAGTTCTTCGCCGTGGGCTCGGTGGTTCCCTGGGCGCGGGCTGGTGTGGGCGCAATCGCCACGCAGTCCCACGCGAACACGTCCTACGGTCCTGCCGGGCTGAACCTGCTCGCGGGCGGAGCGCCGCCGGAACTGGTTCTCGCCGAACTCGCCCGGAGCGATCCCGAATCCCGCCTCCGGCAGGTCGGCATCGTCGACGCCCAGGGCAGGTCTGCCACATTCACCGGCGACGGGTGCACGGGTTGGGCGGGCGGCAACGCCCGTCCTAACTGCGCCGTACAGGGGAACATCCTCGTCGGAGCCGTCGTCATCGACGCGATGACGGCAGCCTTTGACGCCGCGCAGGGCGAGTTGGCAGAACGGCTCCTCGCCGCTCTCGAAGCGGGGGATCGGGTCGGCGGCGACTCGCGGGGGAAGCAATCGGCTGCGCTGCTCGTCGTGCGCGCCCACGGCGGGTACGCCGGGTTCAACGATCGCTACATCGACATCCGATCCGATGACCACCCCGAACCGACCGCCGACCTGAAGCGGCTCCTCAGCCTCCGACTCGGACGATGA
- a CDS encoding helix-hairpin-helix domain-containing protein, with product MWNQFTAGEKRILAALMVVTLIGAGVSLARRARPEWFYGPPDFVLDEPLNGVESEAAEEPASPVPKPPSAPTETQVAPAPSAADAVQDRATRVNLNTADSATLQTLPGIGPVLAERIIAYRKEAGGFHSVDDLIDVRGIGPKTLGKLRDLVTVEP from the coding sequence ATGTGGAACCAGTTCACAGCCGGGGAAAAGCGCATCTTGGCAGCCCTGATGGTCGTGACGCTCATTGGCGCCGGAGTGAGCCTTGCCCGTCGCGCACGCCCCGAGTGGTTCTACGGACCCCCGGACTTCGTCCTCGACGAGCCCCTGAACGGGGTTGAGAGCGAGGCAGCCGAGGAGCCCGCCTCGCCGGTTCCAAAGCCGCCATCCGCGCCGACCGAGACACAGGTCGCGCCTGCGCCTTCAGCCGCCGACGCCGTGCAGGATCGTGCCACGCGCGTCAACCTGAACACGGCGGACAGCGCCACCCTGCAGACGCTGCCGGGCATCGGGCCCGTGCTCGCCGAGCGGATCATCGCGTATCGCAAGGAGGCGGGAGGGTTCCACAGCGTGGACGACCTGATCGATGTGCGCGGCATCGGACCCAAGACGCTCGGAAAGCTCCGCGACCTGGTCACGGTGGAGCCCTGA
- a CDS encoding pentapeptide repeat-containing protein — translation MSARRTSLRRVNAQNADLEEADLRGADLEGADLRSANLRGANLTGASLRGADLRGACLDDAILAGAQLCGARFSADVENQEPSHPKTTVLDAALEPTEGAQEPFGTARPMAERPMSELGLRRGASPVGDEKHHTFRKEGGDYWYLCFGEEEARMRDRKGFTYIHTLILNEGRWVSAAELLALTDPDAVSQEEQKAQQVRRDLLDAQADAHASIRYVRSHRGSSPAGSDLDATAFYVEELTRARDQMKKLNKNLYARLANSLQRAYEALDQSVPTCVAHLRRHVSYRSGEWLYLQSGERKTRWELF, via the coding sequence ATGAGTGCAAGAAGAACGAGCCTTCGGCGAGTCAACGCCCAAAACGCGGACCTTGAAGAGGCGGACCTTCGGGGCGCCGACCTAGAGGGAGCTGATCTCCGCAGCGCCAATCTACGTGGTGCCAACTTGACAGGCGCCTCGCTTCGAGGTGCCGATCTCCGTGGCGCATGCCTCGACGACGCCATTCTCGCGGGTGCGCAGCTTTGTGGCGCTCGCTTCAGCGCGGATGTGGAGAACCAAGAACCCTCGCATCCGAAGACGACGGTTCTCGACGCGGCGCTCGAACCTACAGAAGGCGCGCAGGAACCCTTCGGTACGGCACGCCCAATGGCAGAGCGACCGATGTCAGAGCTTGGACTCCGGCGCGGCGCCAGCCCTGTTGGCGACGAGAAGCACCATACGTTCCGCAAGGAGGGTGGGGACTACTGGTATCTGTGCTTCGGCGAAGAGGAGGCGCGGATGCGGGATCGGAAGGGTTTCACGTACATCCACACCCTCATTCTGAACGAGGGTAGATGGGTATCTGCCGCGGAGCTGCTGGCTCTGACGGATCCAGACGCCGTCTCGCAGGAAGAACAGAAAGCGCAGCAGGTACGTCGCGACTTGTTGGACGCACAAGCCGATGCCCATGCCTCGATCCGCTACGTTCGCTCGCACCGGGGGTCATCGCCCGCGGGCAGCGACCTCGACGCAACTGCCTTCTATGTGGAAGAACTGACGCGTGCCAGAGACCAAATGAAGAAACTGAACAAGAACCTCTACGCTCGTCTCGCCAACAGCCTACAGCGCGCATACGAGGCTCTCGACCAGTCTGTGCCGACGTGTGTTGCACACCTGCGTCGGCACGTCTCCTATCGATCCGGGGAATGGCTGTACTTGCAGAGCGGAGAGAGGAAAACGCGCTGGGAGCTCTTCTGA